The genomic interval ATTGTAAGAAGTCCAGCCGAAAAAAACCCCGGCATTGAACAGTGCTCCTCCCTTCAAGTGCCCAGAGCTGATGGAACCCCACGCCCTTTGACGCCCtcgaaaatattttattaatacatCCAGAGAACGTTAAAAGGTGATATATGATTGCAGTATATTCCCCATATGATCCTTTTATAAATCcaaaaaaaatggcaaaataCCGTCTAAAGAAGTCAGATTTTGTGTTTCAGTCTGCATGGATTTCACTCTCccaaaaacaatcaatcaatacCACAAGTTAATCCATGACTAGGAGTTTATTTTACAACTGAGGATAAAAGAATTCCATTCTGAATAACCGGGTTGATGACAAAACCTGAAAATCTATCATTGGGTGAGAATTTATTCCTTCAAGGTTATTTACAGGACCGTGCATCAGAGCGGAGGCCATTAAAAGTCTGTCATTTTATGTAGACCTCATCAAAGGACCTACTTTTCACTGAAAAAGGACATCGTGGTCCAACAATACTCTGTAGTTTATACATTTCCCCCCATATTTGTCTAGAAaataacattataaaaatgcacACAGTACAAATAATGTTGAACTGTAAAGAGCAAGATATGCtgacacacatgtatacatactTGCTGATTATTCATACAATAACTTtaaacttcattcattttacaaCTGTAGCTTCACAATAATAAAATTGGTAGCCTACTAACgcaaatactgtacatattgAAACAACCAGGAACTCATATTTGACcaatattctaaatattttgTATGAATTGCTGGGATTTAatgacaaatacaaaataatattataGTCCCCCAAATTGCAATGTTGATCAAGAGATACAAAATTAAAAGTTGATGTGTCATTTTTACAGCACATTTCTTCATCAATTTACACTTCCTTAAAGTGCTGAAATCATCTCATTTTATAAACATCACCTTTCGCACGGCTACTTTCATAACCAGTTACCTTCATTTTAACAGCTACGCCTGctatttgagaaagaaaaaggatatCAATCTTGTATTTGACATAATATGCTCACTGTTTACATAAACATGCAGAAACTGTCTCATAAATAATAAGCAAGTTGTGTTCTATATTCATTTCGAAAAAAATCATTGAAAATCAGTGTTCAAAATAAGAGCGTGGTCCAGTTTTAATCAACAGATGGACTTTTCCCAAAGGCTCAGATCAGATGCAGTGCATTAGGAAAGCAACAGTCAGTCAGTGACCATGTAGTGCTGTGGCTGCTGCAACTATTTGGTACGTCTATgtcaccaaaaaaaagaactacTTTTACAACTTAGCTTCAAGCCTTTGCAGCGCGAGGTCCTTTCATTTATGAACAACTGAATATAGTGTACAGTATCAACCACGTTGTCATTACGATATGTGTCAATACGGTTGCGGCACCATCTGTTATGACAGATTGTAGCTCAGAGTTATAGTGCAACAGTATGTCAACAATCTGTCATGCTATCAGCTTCTTCATTGTTTATCAATCTTCTCCAACTCCCTCACAAAGATAAGATGGTCCTCAGGCGACTTCCCGTGTGTTTTGCAAAGGTGCAATTTGATTGCATGTTTGCTCACAAATGTCCGATTGCAAAGTTTGCACAGATATATTGAGCCAGCGTCGTCTTCTGTATGTCCAGAGGTGCTAAAAGTCTTGTCCTCTATTCTGCTGACTGCTTGCTGCTCAATTAAATCTATGGAAAGCTTTGAGAGGTCCTTCAGGGTGAACCCAAGGTGGGACTCCAAATGGTGAATGTAGGAGGAAGGAGTCCTGAACTGGGAAGCACAGTCACCGCACAGAAACAGAGGTTGACCAGACTCAATGTTCTTCAGGAACTTTGTTCCCCCTGTTCGCTTTAACTGGTATTTTACATTGGCCAGCCAATGTGAGATAGTAGTCATGGAGAGACCAGTGAATTTACAGATGTGGACCCGTTCCTGGGGCCCCAAGTCACTAACCACCAACTTCCCGTCAGCGGCCTCTCTGAGACTAGAGACAAACTGGGCCTGGAGGATCAGGAGGTGCTGCGGATTCCAGTTTGACTGTCGGCCCTTCCGTCTTTGGATGGGAGACAGTTCCTCAGAGCTGTCCTCAAAAGTACAGCCATCCAGGTCAGATTTCTCAGAGATGGAAGAAGCGGTCGTGGACTTTGGTGTCAGGCGGCCCGTCAGGTTTTTTACCATGTCTGAAATATCCATCAAAGCATTCTCCCGAAGGAGCGGCGATGACGACAGGGAGAAATCTTTGGAAgctggtttgttgttgttgtttacgctGCCATTGTTGTTTGGTGCAGAAGCAACCGTCGGTGTACTTCCGTTGGTGTTTTTGGATTTCGTCAAGTCAATGggctgatcatcatcatcatcgcagTACTGACTCACAGGCTCAGCTGACTTGACCTGGGCAGAGGTGCTGTTGATTTTATAAAGCATTGCAAAAGGGTCTACGAAGGGGGTGGCCACTTTTGCAGCTTTTCCCAAGTGGTTGTTCATGATGGACTGCAAAGCACAGAGAGGGTTGACCAGTGGTTGTTCAGGTGAGTGATCAGTTATGATGCTCAGGATATTACAGCCATtgctgacagttttttttggtgAATTGCCTTCACTTtttatctccctctcttttttacTCGCTGTCTGCTCGCCTTCTCTACCTCTCAACCCAGGCTGGTCTTCTACTACAGTATGCTTCACTGCCCGTAAGCTTTTTTCAGGATTGGGTGAAAACCGTTTGTCTTTAGGATTTGGCAATGGAGACTTTAGAGACCTGCACTTGCTTTGTATGggcttttcctctttttcaccTTTCACTGAAGTTTTACCTGTCACTTTCTCAACCAGCTCTTCCATGGCCAACACATTGCTCTTGTGACTTGGGGGTGGCGAGGGGCTGTTTGGTGAATGGATCAGAGTGTTTAATTCAGAAGACAGTACCTTCAAACCCTTGCTGCTGAATAAAGGTTGGACCTGTGCAAAGGAGGGCAAGGAAGACTTCAAGGATCCATGGAGTTGGTAGGCAGCATGAATGCTGGGGTATCCACCCCACGTTGGTGTGCCTGTTTGGGCCTTGCTGATTGCACTTGATACTGTATTTTCCAAAGACTTCAGGATGTCCAAACCGCCTTTCGGGGCCTCTTCCAAGTCTTCTTCTCTCAGATATTGGTACGATCCGGCCTTTCTGGGCTTGTCTCCTTTTTCAGGAGGATCTTCTCGCTcctcttttatttgtttctctGGTTCCGTACCTTCCATTTTCTCATCCTCAGCCTCGTCATCCTTTGCTTCTTCGTTTTTCTCCTCAGGGTTAGTGGGCTGCAATGGGGAGTCGGGCTGGGACTTCCCATTCGGAGCTGGGAGTCGTGTTGTAGTCGGTGGCAGAGGAATTGACTGAAATTTCTCCTCAATAACAGGTTCAAAAACTAACTGCTTACCCTTTTTAGAGGCTGAATTGGTCACTTTGAGAAAGTGCCCTGTGACCATCATATGTGCTGTCAGTTGCTGCAGGGTGTCATGTGAGCTACCGCATTCCATGCATTTGAGAATTTGGGCCTTGCGTGCCTCAAACTGCCAAGTGTAACTGGCGCCATTTTGGTAACCGTATCGGTTGTTGGGAGTGACGTAAGGATTGGCCACTTTTTGGTCTTTGGGAGACTCTCCCAACAGTATACCAGATGAGACGGACTCTGGTGAGCTTGGGGACATCAAGTCTTGAAATGCTCTTTTTTTGGTTGGGGGTACCAGCTTTGAGGTGAGGGCAGGCATCGGTTCTTTTAGAGGCACTTTCTGatagtgttttgttttgatcataTGAACACTGAGGTCTTGCAAGGATTCAAACGAGTGGCCACAGTACATGCACTTAAGAACTTTCTGGGCATCTTCTTTGCCTTCCATCTCCAGCAGAGACCGCTTACGTGGCTTGGACCACCTTCTGCTGCGATCGTCCTCCGCGTCCTTATTGTCATCGCGGTAGTGGCCCGTCTCGTTCATGTGCACCGTCAGGCCAACCAAGGTGTCGTAGGCGCCGCTGCAGTCCTTGCACCTGAACTTGCTGGCACCCGTAAACACGGGGCCATAGAGCTTGTTGTTTTGCCTGTAAAGCTGCACGGTACTGAAAAGGCTGGGCTCAGGAAGCAGCTGGTACGGGGTATGCTGTAAGGTTTTGGCCAGCGCTGCCTGGTGCCAGTCATAAGCCAATCCCCCTGTGGTTCCAGAGCTCACGCTGGTGCCGCTGTTGCTCGACACTGCTCTGGTGCTGGCGCTGCTGATGGTAATGTTAGCGGAGGCTGAGGCATTGCTAGTGCTacatctgctttttaaatggatGTTGACTGGGCTGTGACTGTCCAGGAGCCCGTTGCTCCCTTTGTGAGTGCTGCCATTGCCATTGCTGGCTGCGTAATTGTTCCCTTGTTTACTTTTGAGCATGTCCAGAGCAATGCTGGACCAGGAGGCATCAGAGATCAGGTTTGCATAGACAGTTTTCATTTTGGACAGACTGTCCTGTAGAGA from Gasterosteus aculeatus chromosome 10, fGasAcu3.hap1.1, whole genome shotgun sequence carries:
- the LOC120826446 gene encoding teashirt homolog 1 isoform X1; amino-acid sequence: MGGKRKVEWRLCFVRWADGVRAARVLRPEQVWQLCLLLDYAALTTQQPAYGSEDEFKGDAIDEEEHLQDDGLSLDGQEDADYLFNDDEEAGDQYSCQNSPISNGTNPDAGYASPLSTTSDHLVDLKTPSSSTDQDKVEEKHGESTESINGLSLQDSLSKMKTVYANLISDASWSSIALDMLKSKQGNNYAASNGNGSTHKGSNGLLDSHSPVNIHLKSRCSTSNASASANITISSASTRAVSSNSGTSVSSGTTGGLAYDWHQAALAKTLQHTPYQLLPEPSLFSTVQLYRQNNKLYGPVFTGASKFRCKDCSGAYDTLVGLTVHMNETGHYRDDNKDAEDDRSRRWSKPRKRSLLEMEGKEDAQKVLKCMYCGHSFESLQDLSVHMIKTKHYQKVPLKEPMPALTSKLVPPTKKRAFQDLMSPSSPESVSSGILLGESPKDQKVANPYVTPNNRYGYQNGASYTWQFEARKAQILKCMECGSSHDTLQQLTAHMMVTGHFLKVTNSASKKGKQLVFEPVIEEKFQSIPLPPTTTRLPAPNGKSQPDSPLQPTNPEEKNEEAKDDEAEDEKMEGTEPEKQIKEEREDPPEKGDKPRKAGSYQYLREEDLEEAPKGGLDILKSLENTVSSAISKAQTGTPTWGGYPSIHAAYQLHGSLKSSLPSFAQVQPLFSSKGLKVLSSELNTLIHSPNSPSPPPSHKSNVLAMEELVEKVTGKTSVKGEKEEKPIQSKCRSLKSPLPNPKDKRFSPNPEKSLRAVKHTVVEDQPGLRGREGEQTASKKEREIKSEGNSPKKTVSNGCNILSIITDHSPEQPLVNPLCALQSIMNNHLGKAAKVATPFVDPFAMLYKINSTSAQVKSAEPVSQYCDDDDDQPIDLTKSKNTNGSTPTVASAPNNNGSVNNNNKPASKDFSLSSSPLLRENALMDISDMVKNLTGRLTPKSTTASSISEKSDLDGCTFEDSSEELSPIQRRKGRQSNWNPQHLLILQAQFVSSLREAADGKLVVSDLGPQERVHICKFTGLSMTTISHWLANVKYQLKRTGGTKFLKNIESGQPLFLCGDCASQFRTPSSYIHHLESHLGFTLKDLSKLSIDLIEQQAVSRIEDKTFSTSGHTEDDAGSIYLCKLCNRTFVSKHAIKLHLCKTHGKSPEDHLIFVRELEKIDKQ
- the LOC120826446 gene encoding teashirt homolog 1 isoform X2, which translates into the protein MPRRKQEAPRRSAAYGSEDEFKGDAIDEEEHLQDDGLSLDGQEDADYLFNDDEEAGDQYSCQNSPISNGTNPDAGYASPLSTTSDHLVDLKTPSSSTDQDKVEEKHGESTESINGLSLQDSLSKMKTVYANLISDASWSSIALDMLKSKQGNNYAASNGNGSTHKGSNGLLDSHSPVNIHLKSRCSTSNASASANITISSASTRAVSSNSGTSVSSGTTGGLAYDWHQAALAKTLQHTPYQLLPEPSLFSTVQLYRQNNKLYGPVFTGASKFRCKDCSGAYDTLVGLTVHMNETGHYRDDNKDAEDDRSRRWSKPRKRSLLEMEGKEDAQKVLKCMYCGHSFESLQDLSVHMIKTKHYQKVPLKEPMPALTSKLVPPTKKRAFQDLMSPSSPESVSSGILLGESPKDQKVANPYVTPNNRYGYQNGASYTWQFEARKAQILKCMECGSSHDTLQQLTAHMMVTGHFLKVTNSASKKGKQLVFEPVIEEKFQSIPLPPTTTRLPAPNGKSQPDSPLQPTNPEEKNEEAKDDEAEDEKMEGTEPEKQIKEEREDPPEKGDKPRKAGSYQYLREEDLEEAPKGGLDILKSLENTVSSAISKAQTGTPTWGGYPSIHAAYQLHGSLKSSLPSFAQVQPLFSSKGLKVLSSELNTLIHSPNSPSPPPSHKSNVLAMEELVEKVTGKTSVKGEKEEKPIQSKCRSLKSPLPNPKDKRFSPNPEKSLRAVKHTVVEDQPGLRGREGEQTASKKEREIKSEGNSPKKTVSNGCNILSIITDHSPEQPLVNPLCALQSIMNNHLGKAAKVATPFVDPFAMLYKINSTSAQVKSAEPVSQYCDDDDDQPIDLTKSKNTNGSTPTVASAPNNNGSVNNNNKPASKDFSLSSSPLLRENALMDISDMVKNLTGRLTPKSTTASSISEKSDLDGCTFEDSSEELSPIQRRKGRQSNWNPQHLLILQAQFVSSLREAADGKLVVSDLGPQERVHICKFTGLSMTTISHWLANVKYQLKRTGGTKFLKNIESGQPLFLCGDCASQFRTPSSYIHHLESHLGFTLKDLSKLSIDLIEQQAVSRIEDKTFSTSGHTEDDAGSIYLCKLCNRTFVSKHAIKLHLCKTHGKSPEDHLIFVRELEKIDKQ
- the LOC120826446 gene encoding teashirt homolog 1 isoform X3 — translated: MKTVYANLISDASWSSIALDMLKSKQGNNYAASNGNGSTHKGSNGLLDSHSPVNIHLKSRCSTSNASASANITISSASTRAVSSNSGTSVSSGTTGGLAYDWHQAALAKTLQHTPYQLLPEPSLFSTVQLYRQNNKLYGPVFTGASKFRCKDCSGAYDTLVGLTVHMNETGHYRDDNKDAEDDRSRRWSKPRKRSLLEMEGKEDAQKVLKCMYCGHSFESLQDLSVHMIKTKHYQKVPLKEPMPALTSKLVPPTKKRAFQDLMSPSSPESVSSGILLGESPKDQKVANPYVTPNNRYGYQNGASYTWQFEARKAQILKCMECGSSHDTLQQLTAHMMVTGHFLKVTNSASKKGKQLVFEPVIEEKFQSIPLPPTTTRLPAPNGKSQPDSPLQPTNPEEKNEEAKDDEAEDEKMEGTEPEKQIKEEREDPPEKGDKPRKAGSYQYLREEDLEEAPKGGLDILKSLENTVSSAISKAQTGTPTWGGYPSIHAAYQLHGSLKSSLPSFAQVQPLFSSKGLKVLSSELNTLIHSPNSPSPPPSHKSNVLAMEELVEKVTGKTSVKGEKEEKPIQSKCRSLKSPLPNPKDKRFSPNPEKSLRAVKHTVVEDQPGLRGREGEQTASKKEREIKSEGNSPKKTVSNGCNILSIITDHSPEQPLVNPLCALQSIMNNHLGKAAKVATPFVDPFAMLYKINSTSAQVKSAEPVSQYCDDDDDQPIDLTKSKNTNGSTPTVASAPNNNGSVNNNNKPASKDFSLSSSPLLRENALMDISDMVKNLTGRLTPKSTTASSISEKSDLDGCTFEDSSEELSPIQRRKGRQSNWNPQHLLILQAQFVSSLREAADGKLVVSDLGPQERVHICKFTGLSMTTISHWLANVKYQLKRTGGTKFLKNIESGQPLFLCGDCASQFRTPSSYIHHLESHLGFTLKDLSKLSIDLIEQQAVSRIEDKTFSTSGHTEDDAGSIYLCKLCNRTFVSKHAIKLHLCKTHGKSPEDHLIFVRELEKIDKQ